A region of the Litchfieldia alkalitelluris genome:
ATGTGTTATCTACGGAAAAATATAATCTGACTCTTCCGGATTATGTAGGTGCAGCACCTGAGTTAGCTGAAAAAGCGAAAGAATTGGGCTTAGATTTATCGAAGGCTGATCCTGCGGCAAAAATTGCAGAACAGAAGAATAATGGGGCGAAGTTTGAGCAAGCACCTGGAGATCGCGATACTTATCGAGAAGTAGAGGGAAATGTCCCTGTGCTTGTTATTTTAGCAAAATATAAAGATGGTGATGAGCCAATTGGTGACTTACCGGGACAAGTTCCAGCTAAATATTATGAAGATCTTATTTTCGGAACGGAATATAACCCGTATGAACTGGACGAGTTCAAGCAGTATGCGGAATATAACGGGGTACCAGCACCTACTAATAAGACAATGCAAAATGTGTATAAGGAATCTAGTTATGGTACAGTGAATCTAGTCCGTAATGAAGATACCGAATTTGCATGGGTAGAGCTCCCGCATGGTGCATCTTATTACTTAGATCAGGAAGGTACATATGCTGAAAACGGTGAATATGTACTCGGGAATGCAAACGGTGATGCACACACAGGTGAATTTATTAGAGACTTATTAAAGGCTGCAGATGAGCAGGTTGATTTTGCAGCGTATGCTGAGGATGGAGAAGTTCCAAATATCTTTGTCGTACATGAAGGAACAGGTGCTGAATGGAGTAGAGATCCGGCACAATTTTGGTCACATAAGTGGAGCTTATTAAGTGCATTGTATTATGGGAAATATTATGAAACAGGCGTACCTGCGGATGTATATGAAGGAATGTCACAAGCGGACTGGATTAGTAAAACAGTTGCTGAAGATATGACTTATGACGGTGTATTAGTAAATAACTACAACATCCAACCAGCAATCGGTGGAAACGTAGCAGGATTCAATGCTGCAACTGGTGGATATGACGAA
Encoded here:
- a CDS encoding M6 family metalloprotease domain-containing protein, which codes for MFKKLTSVALSATLLGTLAFTSASSQQTPTNVLSTEKYNLTLPDYVGAAPELAEKAKELGLDLSKADPAAKIAEQKNNGAKFEQAPGDRDTYREVEGNVPVLVILAKYKDGDEPIGDLPGQVPAKYYEDLIFGTEYNPYELDEFKQYAEYNGVPAPTNKTMQNVYKESSYGTVNLVRNEDTEFAWVELPHGASYYLDQEGTYAENGEYVLGNANGDAHTGEFIRDLLKAADEQVDFAAYAEDGEVPNIFVVHEGTGAEWSRDPAQFWSHKWSLLSALYYGKYYETGVPADVYEGMSQADWISKTVAEDMTYDGVLVNNYNIQPAIGGNVAGFNAATGGYDEESVTGPYPAQTGVYAHEFGHALGLPDFYDTDYSSEGVGNYSMMSGGSWMRYPDAAAYSGNSPTNFDPYSKIFLGWLDPIEVTPEDGVQELTLEPVNESKDVVKMVVPGSNGSEYFLFENIQQEGFNEGLIRQGEDSHGLVAWHVDENIIANEGRPNNAENWMNKRFQSNQTGDVKHYGLSVLQADGNYDLEKYVNRGDSGDFFKTGDKLTPNSKNVHTGSYYFWKGHGSTPADSGIHVTDIKENSDGSITAKFYYSTNEGKKR